A single Nicotiana tabacum cultivar K326 chromosome 5, ASM71507v2, whole genome shotgun sequence DNA region contains:
- the LOC107769776 gene encoding zeatin O-glucosyltransferase-like — protein sequence MKLLYPQPEKLNAIFLSNPMAPSCNHSQNGQFLPQEVVVVVVPFPAQGHLNQLLHLSRLISSYNIPTHYITTKIHSHQVNLRAHGFNPLSTNNIHFHEFSTPVFNSPSNSSIKFPSHLTPSSQISSNLRKPVAKILHSLSHKNRRIIIIHDSLMGSVVQDFRTIPNAEAYTFHSVSAFTLFLYVWESIGRPFGIDMIKELPSNEGCFSPEFEKFMKSEHEYSKFNSGKIYNTSQAIEHTFLDLLSKEQISKGKKQWALGPFNPVVIQETHQQRHKSLVWLDKQVPKSVIFVSFGTTSSFSDEQIKEIAIGLEKSQQKFIWVLRDADKENVFSKDFIKKIELPKGFEERAKEKGIIVRDWAPQLEILAHSSTGGFLSHCGWNSCIESISMGVPIVAWPMHSDQPRNTVLITKILKVGIVVKDWARRDDLIVSTKIEMAVRILMASEEGEEMRKRAEELGFGVKKAVGEGGVTRKEFDSFIAHITR from the coding sequence ATGAAGCTTCTCTACCCCCAACCAGAAAAACTCAATGCAATATTTCTTTCCAACCCAATGGCCCCTAGTTGCAACCATAGCCAAAATGGTCAATTTTTGCCACAAGAAGTAGTAGTTGTGGTGGTTCCTTTTCCAGCACAAGGTCACTTGAATCAACTTCTTCATCTCTCTCGTCTCATTTCATCTTATAATATACCAACCCATTATATTACCACTAAAATTCATAGCCATCAAGTCAATTTAAGAGCTCACGGTTTTAACCCTTTATCAACAAACAATATTCATTTCCATGAATTTTCAACCCCAGTTTTTAACTCTCCCTCGAATTCCTCAATCAAATTCCCTTCACATCTTAcaccttcttcccaaatttcctCTAATCTTCGCAAACCTGTTGCCAAGATATTACACTCTCTATCACATAAAAATCGAAGAattattattattcatgattcatTAATGGGGTCTGTGGTTCAAGATTTTCGGACCATTCCAAATGCAGAAGCTTACACTTTCCACAGTGTTTCAGCCTTCACTTTGTTTTTGTACGTATGGGAAAGTATAGGGAGGCCttttggtattgatatgataaAAGAACTTCCTTCAAATGAAGGTTGTTTTAGTCCTGAGTTTGAGAAGTTTATGAAATCTGAACATGAGTATAGTAAGTTTAATTCTGGTAAGATTTATAACACCTCACAAGCTATAGAGCATACTTTTCTTGATTTGCTGTCTAAGGAACAAATTAGTAAAGGCAAAAAGCAGTGGGCTCTTGGCCCATTTAATCCTGTTGTTATCCAAGAGACCCACCAACAACGACACAAGTCATTGGTTTGGTTGGACAAACAAGTACCAAAGTCGGTGATTTTTGTGTCATTTGGAACCACTTCTTCATTTTCTGATGAACAAATCAAGGAAATAGCAATTGGCTTAGAGAAAAGTCAGCAAAAGTTCATTTGGGTATTGAGAGATGCAGATAAAGAGAATGTTTTCTCTaaagattttattaaaaaaattgaattgcCAAAAGGGTTTGAAGAGAGAGCGAAAGAAAAAGGAATAATTGTAAGAGATTGGGCACCGCAGCTAGAAATATTAGCACATTCTTCGACAGGAGGTTTTTTAAGTCATTGTGGATGGAATTCGTGCATAGAAAGTATTTCTATGGGAGTTCCAATAGTAGCATGGCCGATGCATTCGGATCAACCGAGGAACACAGTGTTGATTACGAAAATACTAAAAGTTGGGATTGTTGTAAAGGATTGGGCTCGAAGAGATGATTTAATTGTGTCCACTAAGATTGAAATGGCAGTGAGAATTTTGATGGCATCGGAAGAAGGAGAGGAGATGAGGAAGAGGGCAGAAGAGTTGGGTTTTGGTGTCAAGAAGGCTGTGGGTGAAGGTGGTGTCACTCGCAAAGAGTTTGATTCTTTCATCGCGCATATTACCAGATGA